The proteins below are encoded in one region of Peptoniphilus sp. GNH:
- a CDS encoding DUF1492 domain-containing protein — MGSIIRELENVAFLRKKLDLKKGQLEALKKERTYIKAISYDFCKRSGGNTDPNKLSDKILTFEKEIISEAAEIIGRINEVRRYITKIDGDEGLVLEMKYLEGMDWQEISERIDRSLSQCFYLRRKGLETLVSIEKNKYLV; from the coding sequence ATGGGCTCTATAATACGAGAATTAGAAAATGTTGCTTTTCTGAGAAAAAAATTAGATCTAAAAAAAGGGCAACTTGAAGCACTGAAAAAAGAAAGAACATATATAAAGGCTATTTCATATGATTTTTGTAAAAGAAGTGGCGGAAATACCGATCCAAACAAGCTTTCAGATAAAATACTAACTTTTGAAAAGGAGATAATTAGCGAAGCGGCGGAAATTATAGGCAGAATTAACGAAGTTAGAAGATATATAACAAAAATTGATGGAGATGAAGGGCTTGTACTTGAGATGAAATATCTTGAGGGAATGGATTGGCAAGAAATATCTGAAAGAATTGATAGGAGTCTTTCCCAATGCTTTTATTTAAGACGTAAAGGATTGGAGACTTTAGTTTCAATTGAAAAAAATAAATATTTAGTTTAA
- a CDS encoding single-stranded DNA-binding protein, whose product MNAKEIKETLDELFTSNYKETIKALISYETGLNNEKKLEEIYEKYANSDTFDLLSKEILDMVNGNNIEREQKDIKQKDSIGISGNLLADPEIKSLSINGENIKVANFTIVAKDDKGEKNYYNVSAYGEKIKDISQFKKSDFVNIFGKEKISKSKDGKEYKNIKLLKAKMLKEFSKENSKQDKAKDNSMER is encoded by the coding sequence ATGAACGCAAAAGAAATAAAAGAAACTTTAGATGAGCTATTCACATCAAATTACAAAGAAACAATAAAAGCCTTAATCTCTTATGAAACTGGCTTAAACAATGAAAAAAAATTAGAAGAAATTTATGAGAAATATGCCAATAGTGATACGTTTGATCTATTATCTAAAGAAATACTTGATATGGTAAATGGTAATAACATAGAAAGGGAACAAAAGGATATAAAACAAAAAGATTCAATCGGAATTTCTGGTAATCTTTTGGCAGACCCAGAAATTAAATCACTTAGCATAAATGGTGAAAATATAAAGGTTGCAAATTTCACAATTGTAGCAAAAGATGATAAAGGAGAAAAAAACTATTACAATGTTTCAGCCTATGGAGAAAAAATAAAAGACATTTCTCAATTTAAAAAATCGGATTTTGTAAATATTTTTGGTAAAGAAAAGATAAGCAAATCAAAAGATGGAAAAGAATATAAAAATATAAAATTATTGAAAGCAAAAATGCTAAAAGAATTTAGCAAAGAAAATAGTAAACAAGATAAGGCAAAGGATAATTCTATGGAACGATGA
- a CDS encoding type IV secretory system conjugative DNA transfer family protein, producing the protein MALKIAVLYKLKNARKFRKGEEYGSARWAKSNEIKPFIDLENPDNNIILTKTEVLTMEERLPKRKIAYSRNKNVLVIGGSGSGKTRFFVKPNLMQLHSSYVVTDPKGSLIVETGKMFEDSGYDIKTFNTINFSKSMHYNPFSYVKTEKDILKLVTTIMVNTKGEGEKATEDFWTKAERLLYNALIAYIVFELKEEDRHFGTLIDLIDNSQVKEDDENFKSLVDYIFEELEEKKGNIFSVRQYKKYKLAAGKTAKSILISCGARLAPFDINELREVMSYDELELDKLGGYNENIRIRGKELLEGDKIDIKDKQIYLSKKACLKIKNECSDQYFKVQRLNKKKKVLFIIISDTDDTFNFVVAMLYTQLFNLLCDKADDEFDGRLPNHVRCILDEFANIGQIPKFEKLIATIRSRSISACVILQAQSQLKDIYKEKADTIIGNCDTTLFLGGKEYSTLESLEKVLGKETIELFNTSETRGREKSAGTNYQKLGRSLMSQDEIAVMPGNRCILQIRGARPWYSNKYVLEDHKRFSQTSDYSKKNNFDIKKYMDKINPNKIDPWTKEVTELKESDIEEYFKTLN; encoded by the coding sequence ATGGCTTTAAAAATAGCTGTACTATATAAATTAAAAAACGCAAGAAAGTTCAGAAAGGGTGAGGAGTATGGATCAGCGAGATGGGCTAAGTCCAATGAGATAAAACCGTTTATAGATTTAGAAAACCCTGATAATAACATAATATTGACAAAAACAGAAGTATTAACAATGGAAGAAAGACTACCAAAACGCAAGATAGCATATTCCAGAAATAAAAATGTACTTGTAATTGGTGGCTCAGGCTCAGGTAAAACACGTTTTTTTGTAAAGCCAAATCTTATGCAGCTTCACTCCTCATATGTTGTAACTGATCCTAAAGGTAGCTTAATCGTAGAAACTGGGAAAATGTTCGAAGATAGCGGATATGATATAAAGACATTTAATACTATAAATTTTTCGAAATCAATGCACTATAATCCGTTTTCTTATGTAAAAACTGAAAAAGACATTCTAAAACTAGTTACAACAATAATGGTAAACACTAAGGGAGAAGGAGAAAAGGCAACAGAAGATTTTTGGACAAAAGCTGAAAGGCTTTTATACAATGCTTTGATTGCCTATATAGTGTTTGAATTAAAAGAAGAAGATAGACATTTTGGAACACTTATCGATTTGATTGATAATTCGCAAGTTAAAGAAGATGATGAGAATTTCAAAAGTCTAGTTGACTATATATTTGAAGAGCTAGAGGAGAAAAAAGGAAATATTTTCTCTGTAAGGCAATATAAAAAATACAAGCTTGCAGCTGGAAAAACTGCAAAATCAATACTGATATCTTGTGGAGCTAGACTTGCTCCATTTGATATAAATGAACTAAGAGAAGTAATGTCTTACGATGAACTTGAGTTAGACAAATTAGGAGGGTATAATGAAAACATAAGAATTAGAGGAAAAGAGCTTCTTGAAGGCGATAAGATCGATATAAAAGATAAACAAATATATTTATCTAAGAAAGCTTGCTTAAAAATTAAAAATGAATGTTCAGATCAATATTTTAAAGTTCAAAGACTTAATAAAAAGAAAAAAGTCTTATTTATCATTATTTCTGATACAGACGACACTTTTAACTTTGTTGTAGCAATGCTTTATACTCAATTGTTCAACTTACTATGCGATAAGGCAGATGATGAGTTTGACGGAAGACTTCCAAATCATGTCAGATGTATACTTGATGAGTTTGCAAATATAGGGCAAATTCCTAAATTTGAAAAACTTATAGCAACTATAAGGTCAAGGTCAATATCTGCTTGTGTTATCTTACAAGCTCAATCACAGCTAAAAGATATCTATAAAGAAAAAGCTGATACCATCATAGGAAACTGTGATACAACTCTTTTTTTAGGTGGAAAGGAATACTCTACACTAGAATCTTTAGAAAAAGTTCTAGGAAAGGAAACAATAGAATTATTTAACACATCTGAAACTAGAGGCAGAGAAAAATCAGCAGGCACAAACTATCAAAAACTTGGTCGATCTCTTATGAGTCAAGACGAGATAGCGGTAATGCCAGGCAATAGATGTATTTTACAAATTAGAGGTGCCAGACCTTGGTATAGTAATAAATATGTTTTAGAGGATCACAAAAGATTTTCTCAAACATCAGACTATTCAAAAAAGAATAATTTTGATATTAAAAAATACATGGATAAAATAAACCCAAATAAAATAGATCCATGGACAAAAGAAGTTACAGAGTTAAAAGAGTCCGATATAGAAGAATATTTTAAAACCTTAAATTAA